The Pseudomonas allokribbensis genome has a window encoding:
- a CDS encoding sensor histidine kinase, giving the protein MHKPSSLRWRLLWNLALLLVVLMLASGLSAYWNGREAADTAYDRTLLASARTIAAGLSQRDGSLSADVPYVALDTFAYDSAGRIYYQVNDIHQKLISGYENLPGPPPGTPRTDSYPALARFYNATYQGQNVRVVSLLKAVTEPNMNGMAEIRVAETDEARVSMARSLAADTLLRLGMLAIGALLLVWFAVSAALRPIERLRTAVEERQPDDLRPLPLVEVQHELWPLVRALNHFTERLRGQFERQAQFIADAAHELRTPLAALKARLELGLRSNEPQTWRDTLESSAQSTDRLTHLANQLLSLARVENGARAIAEGGAQLLDLSQLARELGMAMAPLAHARGVALALEADEPVWLRGEPTLLNELLSNLVDNALAHTPSGGNVILRVLSPAVLEVEDDGPGIPQDERDRVFERFYRRNQQVAGSGLGLAIVGEICRAHLAQITLHDGEQAGLKVRVSFIAG; this is encoded by the coding sequence ATGCATAAGCCCAGCAGCCTGCGCTGGCGGTTGTTGTGGAACCTCGCGCTGTTGCTGGTGGTGTTGATGCTGGCCAGCGGCCTGAGCGCTTACTGGAACGGACGCGAAGCCGCCGACACTGCTTATGACCGCACCTTGCTGGCGTCGGCGCGGACCATCGCCGCTGGCCTCTCGCAGCGAGACGGCAGCCTCAGTGCCGACGTCCCTTATGTGGCACTCGACACCTTCGCCTACGACAGCGCGGGGCGCATCTATTACCAGGTCAACGACATCCATCAGAAGCTGATTTCCGGTTACGAAAACCTGCCAGGCCCACCACCGGGAACACCGAGAACCGACAGCTACCCGGCGCTCGCGCGTTTTTACAACGCCACGTATCAGGGGCAGAACGTGCGCGTCGTCAGTCTGTTGAAAGCCGTGACCGAGCCGAACATGAACGGCATGGCGGAAATCCGTGTCGCCGAAACCGACGAAGCACGCGTCAGCATGGCCCGCAGTCTGGCGGCCGACACCTTGCTGCGATTGGGCATGTTGGCGATTGGCGCATTGTTGCTGGTGTGGTTTGCGGTCAGCGCGGCGTTGCGTCCGATCGAGCGTTTGCGCACCGCGGTCGAAGAGCGTCAGCCCGACGATCTGCGGCCCTTGCCGTTGGTGGAGGTGCAGCACGAATTGTGGCCGTTGGTGCGGGCGCTCAATCACTTCACCGAGCGCTTGCGCGGGCAGTTCGAGCGTCAGGCGCAATTCATCGCCGATGCGGCCCACGAACTGCGCACGCCGCTGGCGGCGCTCAAGGCGCGACTTGAGTTGGGCCTGCGCTCAAACGAGCCGCAGACCTGGCGCGACACGCTGGAATCATCGGCGCAAAGCACGGATCGCCTGACCCATCTGGCCAACCAATTGCTATCACTGGCACGGGTGGAGAACGGCGCCAGGGCGATTGCCGAAGGCGGCGCGCAGTTGCTTGATCTGAGCCAATTGGCCCGGGAGCTGGGCATGGCCATGGCGCCGCTGGCCCATGCTCGCGGCGTGGCGTTGGCGCTGGAAGCGGACGAACCGGTCTGGCTGCGCGGCGAGCCGACATTGCTCAACGAACTGTTGAGCAATCTGGTGGACAACGCGCTGGCGCACACGCCGTCGGGCGGTAACGTGATCTTGCGGGTGCTGTCGCCGGCAGTGCTGGAGGTTGAAGACGACGGCCCGGGCATTCCGCAGGATGAGCGTGACCGGGTGTTCGAGCGTTTCTACCGTCGCAACCAGCAGGTTGCCGGTTCCGGGCTGGGGCTGGCGATTGTCGGGGAAATCTGCCGCGCGCATCTGGCGCAGATCACGCTGCACGATGGCGAGCAGGCGGGGTTGAAGGTGCGGGTGAGCTTTATTGCCGGCTAA